In Gemmatimonadota bacterium, one genomic interval encodes:
- a CDS encoding alcohol dehydrogenase catalytic domain-containing protein: protein MLVRVSAQGICGSDLHPYFGRERGLDVCTVMGHELVGEIVEAGEPHLVLAPGEIHDRNLTYSGGRCPARHYLPASLRLAQRDADLIGALISHRLLLCEGVEAYRMFAECREGCRKVVLIPS from the coding sequence GTGCTCGTCCGGGTTAGCGCCCAGGGTATCTGTGGCTCCGATCTTCATCCGTATTTCGGTCGCGAACGGGGTCTCGACGTCTGTACGGTCATGGGACACGAGCTCGTCGGTGAGATCGTCGAGGCGGGAGAGCCTCACCTCGTGCTTGCGCCTGGTGAGATTCACGACCGCAACCTGACGTATTCCGGAGGACGATGCCCGGCACGTCACTACCTGCCGGCATCCCTGCGTTTGGCGCAGCGAGACGCCGATCTCATCGGCGCACTGATCTCGCACCGGCTGCTGCTCTGCGAGGGAGTCGAAGCCTATCGGATGTTTGCCGAGTGCCGCGAGGGGTGCAGAAAAGTAGTGCTCATCCCGAGCTAG
- a CDS encoding type II toxin-antitoxin system VapB family antitoxin: MATNLALDPDLLDRALAVSGQKTKKAAVTKALEEFIARREQREILDLFGKLDWDPDYDYKTERSRG, encoded by the coding sequence ATGGCGACCAACTTAGCTCTCGACCCGGACTTGCTCGACCGTGCGCTGGCGGTTAGCGGGCAAAAAACGAAGAAAGCAGCGGTGACCAAAGCCCTCGAGGAATTTATCGCCCGCCGCGAGCAACGGGAGATCCTCGATCTTTTCGGCAAGCTCGACTGGGACCCCGACTACGACTACAAAACGGAGCGCTCACGGGGGTGA
- a CDS encoding PIN domain-containing protein: protein MDTSVWSLALRRNDPAAIPEVRALGEALEQGDLVFTTGLVLQELLQGFRGPRARDAIIRRFASLPFLVPERSDYIEAAGVRNECRRKGVQVGTIDALFAELCLSNDLTILTTDHDFHRIADILPLSCWRSTATG, encoded by the coding sequence GTGGACACGAGCGTGTGGTCGCTGGCGCTGAGGCGGAACGATCCCGCAGCGATCCCCGAAGTGAGGGCCCTGGGCGAGGCCCTCGAGCAGGGCGACCTCGTGTTCACCACGGGTCTCGTTCTCCAGGAGTTGCTCCAGGGCTTCCGGGGCCCGAGGGCCCGGGACGCGATCATCCGCCGGTTCGCCTCCCTGCCTTTCCTCGTTCCCGAGCGGAGCGACTACATCGAGGCGGCCGGAGTACGTAACGAGTGCAGGCGAAAGGGAGTGCAGGTCGGAACGATCGATGCCCTGTTCGCCGAGCTTTGCCTGAGCAACGACCTGACGATCCTGACTACCGACCACGACTTCCATCGGATCGCCGACATCCTTCCGCTGTCGTGCTGGAGGTCCACAGCAACCGGCTGA
- a CDS encoding M28 family peptidase → MKRSRSHRLLPGLTVVSMLAALATCGDARAPENGSITQDKLSADLHVLAHDSMGGRLVGSEHLGAASEWIAGRFEELGLEGAGDGGGYFQRFDLTWFSLGQGNRLTVSGSGSARLPGDGWSPSNASGTGSVTAPVVFAGFGLVEPRLGHDDYLGEDVNGRIVLVLDREPGVADPASPFDGVVTTEASREWRKVLAAQERGAVGVLLTRDIHNRTAVEDWDRTHAANWPDEPRRIERFTLGAWAEQITIPAARISTELAEALVNRAGRSLEELGMEAERAEGGMGLLELPGSQVTMNLAVDRHDLPGANVMAMIEGSDPELRDEVVIIGAHHDHNGETETEVFNGADDDGSGTVGVMAIAEAYARAAERGDRPRRSVIFAIWDAEERGLLGAWYYTLRPLFPLRSTVANLNMDMIGRHEEVPPDGGGRFRGLEVQSAESNSNATNILGYSRTPELAAMVEAANRYDLTLRMRYDNNESNLLRRSDHWPFLQNDVPAVWFHNGLHPDYHTPNDTPERVEYEKMTRIVRLVHQTSWNVANADGRPAIEGMASRPRS, encoded by the coding sequence ATGAAGCGATCTCGAAGCCACCGACTTCTCCCTGGCCTAACCGTCGTCTCGATGCTCGCGGCGCTCGCGACGTGCGGCGACGCTAGGGCCCCCGAGAACGGTTCGATCACGCAGGACAAGCTCTCCGCCGACCTGCACGTGCTCGCACACGATTCGATGGGTGGCCGGTTGGTGGGCTCCGAGCACCTCGGCGCCGCGTCAGAGTGGATTGCCGGGCGGTTCGAAGAGCTGGGCCTCGAGGGCGCGGGAGACGGAGGAGGGTACTTTCAGCGGTTCGACCTGACGTGGTTCAGCCTGGGCCAGGGCAATCGCTTGACCGTATCTGGTTCTGGTTCGGCGCGCCTGCCCGGCGACGGGTGGAGCCCTTCCAACGCGAGCGGGACCGGTTCTGTGACGGCGCCTGTCGTCTTCGCCGGCTTCGGCCTCGTGGAGCCCCGGCTCGGCCATGACGACTACCTGGGCGAGGACGTGAACGGCCGCATCGTGCTGGTGCTCGATCGCGAGCCCGGGGTGGCCGATCCCGCGAGCCCGTTCGACGGGGTGGTCACGACGGAAGCGTCGCGGGAGTGGCGCAAGGTGCTTGCAGCGCAGGAGCGGGGAGCCGTTGGCGTCCTTCTGACGAGGGATATCCACAACCGCACGGCTGTGGAGGATTGGGATAGGACTCACGCGGCGAATTGGCCCGACGAGCCTCGTCGCATCGAGCGCTTCACGCTCGGGGCCTGGGCGGAGCAGATCACGATCCCCGCCGCGCGCATCTCGACCGAGCTCGCCGAGGCACTGGTGAACCGGGCGGGGCGATCGCTCGAGGAGCTCGGCATGGAGGCCGAGCGGGCTGAGGGGGGAATGGGGTTGCTCGAGCTACCGGGTTCACAGGTCACTATGAACCTGGCAGTGGATCGCCACGACCTTCCAGGCGCCAACGTCATGGCGATGATCGAGGGCTCGGATCCCGAGCTACGCGACGAGGTCGTGATCATCGGGGCGCACCACGACCACAACGGCGAGACCGAGACCGAGGTCTTCAACGGCGCCGACGACGACGGCTCCGGCACGGTCGGTGTGATGGCGATCGCCGAGGCGTACGCCCGTGCCGCGGAGCGGGGGGACCGGCCACGTCGAAGCGTGATCTTCGCGATCTGGGATGCCGAGGAGCGGGGCCTGCTCGGCGCGTGGTACTACACGCTCCGCCCGCTCTTCCCGCTACGGAGCACGGTAGCCAACCTCAACATGGACATGATCGGGCGGCACGAAGAGGTGCCGCCAGACGGCGGCGGGCGCTTTCGTGGGCTCGAAGTGCAGAGTGCCGAGTCGAACTCCAATGCCACCAACATCCTCGGCTACAGTCGCACGCCCGAGCTGGCCGCGATGGTGGAGGCCGCGAACCGCTACGACCTCACGCTGCGCATGCGCTACGACAACAACGAGTCGAATCTGTTGCGCCGGTCGGACCACTGGCCCTTCCTGCAGAACGACGTGCCTGCGGTCTGGTTCCACAACGGTCTGCACCCGGACTACCACACGCCGAACGACACGCCGGAGCGCGTCGAGTACGAGAAGATGACACGCATCGTCCGGCTTGTGCATCAGACGAGCTGGAACGTGGCGAATGCGGATGGAAGGCCCGCGATCGAAGGGATGGCGTCGAGGCCGCGGTCGTGA
- a CDS encoding aminotransferase class I/II-fold pyridoxal phosphate-dependent enzyme produces the protein MTIAAPPVPLFADRVHRIGTEAAFALGALIAEVEAKGERVIRCNLGQPDFPVPKHITDAVKRALDAGLTTYCDPQGIPELRAAVARSLGEKHGLDIGPERVVVYPGGRPPIGFAHMAYSEAGEEVIYPSPGYPLFESFIPYFRCIPVPVVLEEEDGFGLTRAALEPLLSDKTGLIFLNFPSNPTGGVATRAQLAEIAELILEKTGPDVRVYSDEAYEAITFDGDEHVSIASMPGMEARTIIASGCSKTYAWTGGRVGWAVYPTAEEAQVHRKLAINFFASIPPYNQWGAIEALESPESGPAIQQMVDAFQRRRDLVVAGLNEIDGITCQNPKGAFYAFPNVGGALESIGVLDAYDRLPERIRSDSSPATLFQLFLLHRYHVATMDRRSFNALGSEGQHFLRISTANADDELAEAVRRMAIAAKDADGFQSFVQTATKLTL, from the coding sequence ATGACCATCGCCGCCCCACCCGTCCCCCTTTTCGCCGACCGAGTCCATCGCATCGGCACCGAAGCCGCATTCGCGCTGGGAGCGTTGATCGCGGAGGTCGAGGCGAAGGGTGAGCGCGTCATCCGATGCAACCTGGGGCAACCGGACTTCCCGGTGCCAAAGCACATCACCGACGCGGTCAAACGCGCGCTGGACGCCGGGCTCACGACGTACTGCGACCCGCAAGGAATTCCTGAGCTGCGCGCTGCGGTGGCGAGGTCACTCGGCGAGAAGCACGGGCTCGACATCGGACCGGAGCGCGTGGTGGTTTATCCGGGCGGGCGACCCCCTATCGGCTTCGCGCACATGGCGTACAGCGAGGCCGGAGAGGAAGTCATCTACCCCTCGCCGGGATACCCCCTCTTCGAGTCGTTCATCCCGTACTTCCGGTGCATACCGGTCCCGGTCGTGCTCGAGGAAGAGGACGGCTTCGGCCTCACACGCGCGGCGCTCGAGCCGCTGCTGAGTGACAAGACCGGCCTGATCTTCCTGAATTTCCCGTCCAACCCGACCGGCGGTGTCGCGACGCGGGCGCAGCTCGCGGAGATCGCGGAACTTATCCTCGAGAAGACGGGTCCCGACGTGCGCGTCTACTCGGACGAGGCGTACGAGGCGATCACCTTCGACGGGGACGAGCACGTCTCGATCGCGTCGATGCCGGGCATGGAGGCACGAACGATCATCGCTTCCGGTTGCTCCAAGACCTACGCGTGGACAGGAGGCCGCGTGGGCTGGGCGGTGTACCCCACGGCGGAGGAGGCCCAGGTCCACCGCAAGCTGGCGATCAACTTCTTCGCGTCGATCCCGCCGTACAACCAGTGGGGTGCGATCGAGGCACTCGAGTCTCCCGAGAGCGGCCCGGCGATACAGCAGATGGTCGATGCATTCCAACGCCGCCGCGACCTCGTGGTCGCGGGTCTGAACGAGATCGACGGGATCACCTGCCAAAACCCGAAGGGCGCTTTCTACGCCTTCCCCAACGTAGGCGGGGCGCTGGAGAGCATCGGGGTCCTGGATGCCTACGACCGGCTGCCGGAGCGTATCCGCTCGGACTCGAGCCCGGCGACGCTCTTCCAGCTCTTCCTCCTGCACCGCTACCACGTCGCCACAATGGATCGGCGCTCGTTCAACGCGTTGGGCAGCGAGGGCCAGCACTTCCTTCGGATCTCGACGGCGAACGCGGATGACGAGCTCGCGGAGGCCGTGCGCCGCATGGCGATCGCGGCCAAGGACGCCGACGGCTTCCAGAGCTTCGTTCAAACGGCCACAAAACTCACGCTGTAG
- a CDS encoding GAF domain-containing sensor histidine kinase produces the protein MPSGKRIAGQLSPADLRIMDLSVPDLARNELAAGYLQLVVTLGLVVLCLVLSRRYQKRYFGLWGLAWGLYALRLGAIIAFLHTGVSWWLFWHQVTTGWAALALLWAALVFAQRLEWRNEYVLFLAIPLVWSFVAIYMLDQFLWAAGPMVVFLSITTAGTAWAFFRYDRLVGSPAARLLVVLLALWALHHLDYPLLRARGAWSPWGYYLDIVFEVGMGLGILFLVLEDLDQGLRTLTALSGELQGRGRKEEPIAEAMLRRALSLRGVHGSALYLATEGGGAFVHGAGVAALWPFEGPPTAASESAALVQRSGLPAVRRDDRARDSAAWTHAYTAALPVIRGEDVVGALVVVGEARDPFTVLDSRFLVAFGQQVGAALENEDLHRSLEDRTEELERLQVRMVHQHEEERNRLWRELHDETAQVLAALNLQLGLLQERSDPELAQGLDRAKTLVGEGIKSIRSVTRNLRPGALDDLGLVPALRALARGFEVQDALQVVFESPSTGTAVGPDAELVLYRALQEALSNAVRHGECTRVDVTLSMESDHALLTVLDNGRGLPEDALQNLRSRGGLAGVRERVTAIHGDFEVGNGANGGARVRIQVPRV, from the coding sequence ATGCCTTCTGGCAAGCGCATTGCCGGACAGCTCTCGCCGGCGGATCTTCGGATCATGGATCTCTCCGTCCCGGACCTCGCACGCAACGAGCTCGCCGCGGGGTATCTACAGCTCGTGGTGACACTGGGTCTCGTGGTATTGTGCCTGGTCCTGTCTCGGCGCTACCAGAAGCGGTACTTCGGTCTGTGGGGGCTCGCCTGGGGGCTGTATGCGCTTCGCCTCGGCGCCATCATTGCGTTCTTGCACACCGGGGTGTCGTGGTGGCTCTTCTGGCATCAGGTAACCACCGGCTGGGCCGCGTTGGCGTTGCTCTGGGCCGCACTGGTCTTCGCGCAGCGCCTCGAGTGGCGGAACGAGTACGTGCTCTTCCTCGCGATTCCGCTGGTTTGGTCTTTCGTCGCGATCTACATGCTCGACCAGTTCCTCTGGGCTGCGGGCCCCATGGTCGTCTTCCTCAGCATCACAACCGCCGGAACGGCGTGGGCGTTCTTCCGGTACGACCGTCTGGTCGGCTCGCCCGCCGCTCGGCTGCTCGTTGTCTTGCTCGCGCTGTGGGCGCTGCATCATCTCGACTATCCGTTGCTGCGCGCGCGTGGGGCTTGGAGTCCATGGGGCTACTACCTGGACATCGTGTTCGAAGTGGGCATGGGGCTCGGTATCCTCTTTCTCGTCCTCGAGGACCTCGATCAGGGGCTGCGCACGTTGACTGCGCTGTCGGGCGAGCTGCAAGGGCGAGGAAGGAAGGAAGAGCCGATCGCCGAGGCGATGCTGCGGCGGGCACTCTCGCTGCGCGGGGTGCATGGATCCGCCCTGTATTTGGCGACTGAAGGGGGTGGCGCCTTCGTGCACGGCGCCGGTGTCGCTGCGCTTTGGCCCTTTGAGGGCCCGCCGACCGCCGCGAGCGAGAGCGCTGCGCTCGTACAGCGGTCCGGGCTGCCGGCGGTTCGACGCGACGACCGGGCGCGCGACTCGGCAGCTTGGACGCACGCCTATACGGCTGCGCTCCCGGTGATCCGCGGAGAGGATGTGGTCGGCGCGCTCGTCGTGGTCGGCGAAGCCCGTGACCCCTTCACGGTGCTCGATAGCCGCTTTCTGGTCGCGTTCGGGCAACAGGTCGGAGCCGCGCTCGAGAACGAGGATCTGCACCGGAGTCTCGAGGATCGCACCGAGGAGCTCGAGCGGCTGCAGGTGCGCATGGTTCACCAGCACGAGGAGGAACGGAATCGACTTTGGCGTGAGCTGCACGACGAAACGGCGCAGGTGCTCGCCGCGCTGAACCTGCAACTGGGGCTGCTGCAGGAGCGCAGCGACCCCGAGTTGGCGCAGGGGCTCGACCGGGCGAAGACACTGGTCGGCGAAGGCATCAAGTCGATCCGCAGCGTGACTCGCAACCTTCGCCCGGGTGCACTCGATGACCTGGGACTGGTGCCTGCGCTGCGCGCGCTCGCGCGCGGCTTCGAGGTGCAGGACGCGTTGCAGGTCGTCTTCGAGAGCCCGTCGACGGGAACTGCCGTCGGGCCAGACGCCGAGCTGGTGCTCTATCGCGCCTTGCAGGAGGCGCTCTCGAATGCGGTCCGCCACGGCGAGTGCACGCGCGTGGACGTGACCCTCTCCATGGAGTCGGACCACGCGCTGCTCACCGTGCTGGACAATGGCCGCGGACTGCCTGAGGATGCGCTCCAGAATCTACGGAGCCGTGGCGGTCTCGCCGGCGTGCGGGAACGCGTCACGGCGATACACGGCGACTTCGAGGTAGGAAACGGGGCGAACGGCGGTGCACGTGTTCGCATTCAGGTGCCGCGTGTTTAG
- a CDS encoding response regulator transcription factor, with product MTDERLRVVIADDHAVVREGIRIVLEEIPGLEVVGEAADGDAALKLTKEHEPDVVVLDVTMPGKTGLEVAKELRDSGQKVGILILSMHDDPEYVLQAVRAGADGYVLKDVAPAELRRAIASVSQGREFFAERITHQLSVGLRAELEREQKRSRVDSLTAREVEVLLRIADGHTNREIGEELGISPRTVETHRERVMTKLRIRTVAGLTRLVVEQGLGEE from the coding sequence GTGACCGACGAGCGACTGAGGGTAGTGATTGCGGACGATCATGCGGTAGTGCGAGAGGGCATCCGCATCGTGCTCGAAGAGATCCCGGGGCTCGAGGTCGTCGGCGAAGCCGCGGACGGTGACGCGGCGCTGAAGCTCACGAAGGAGCACGAGCCGGACGTTGTCGTGCTCGACGTCACCATGCCGGGCAAGACCGGGCTCGAGGTCGCGAAAGAGCTCCGCGATAGTGGGCAAAAGGTCGGCATCCTGATTCTCTCCATGCACGACGACCCTGAATACGTGCTGCAAGCGGTACGTGCCGGTGCGGACGGGTACGTATTGAAGGACGTAGCGCCCGCTGAGCTCCGACGCGCGATCGCGAGCGTGAGTCAGGGGCGAGAGTTCTTCGCGGAGCGCATCACGCATCAGCTGTCAGTAGGACTGCGGGCCGAGCTCGAGAGGGAGCAGAAGCGGAGCCGCGTTGACAGCCTCACGGCTCGTGAAGTCGAAGTACTGCTCCGGATCGCCGATGGACACACCAACCGGGAGATCGGTGAGGAGCTCGGCATCAGCCCCCGCACCGTCGAGACTCACCGCGAGCGAGTCATGACGAAACTGCGCATCCGAACCGTCGCGGGGCTTACGCGGCTCGTGGTCGAGCAGGGGCTCGGCGAGGAGTAG
- a CDS encoding ABC transporter ATP-binding protein, giving the protein MSASNGTQLAVRTEDVWKIYPQEPNPVKAVRGMSLEIESGDFVAMAGPSGSGKTTVLNLLGGLTRPTDGSIWIGGDEITDMPDRALARLRLERIGFVFQAYNLLPVLSAMENAEFTLLLRGVPSSERHRRVRELFDQMGLEGLEDRFPGKLSGGQQQRVAVARAVVGEPALVLADEPTANLDSVASSALLDIMERLNREHGTTFVFSTHDPRVMERARRLITLVDGQISEDVRRDHGTSDA; this is encoded by the coding sequence ATGAGCGCCTCAAACGGCACGCAACTGGCGGTCCGGACCGAAGACGTCTGGAAGATCTATCCCCAGGAACCGAACCCGGTGAAGGCGGTGCGCGGCATGTCTCTCGAGATCGAGTCCGGAGACTTCGTCGCGATGGCGGGTCCGTCGGGCTCGGGCAAGACCACCGTGTTGAACCTCTTGGGCGGCCTCACCCGACCCACCGATGGAAGCATCTGGATCGGGGGGGACGAGATCACCGACATGCCCGACAGGGCGCTCGCGCGCCTGCGGCTCGAGCGCATCGGCTTCGTCTTCCAGGCGTACAACCTTCTTCCGGTACTCTCGGCCATGGAGAACGCCGAGTTCACGCTGCTGCTGCGTGGAGTTCCCTCGAGCGAGCGGCACCGCAGAGTCCGAGAGCTCTTCGACCAGATGGGGCTCGAAGGGCTGGAAGACCGATTCCCGGGGAAGCTCTCGGGCGGGCAACAACAGCGCGTCGCGGTGGCGCGCGCTGTGGTGGGCGAGCCGGCGCTGGTGCTCGCGGACGAGCCCACCGCCAACCTCGACTCGGTGGCCAGCTCCGCGCTTCTCGACATTATGGAACGCCTGAACCGCGAGCACGGCACGACGTTCGTATTCTCTACTCACGATCCCCGGGTCATGGAACGCGCTCGCAGACTCATCACGCTGGTCGATGGCCAGATCTCCGAGGACGTGCGCCGAGACCACGGGACTTCCGACGCGTGA
- a CDS encoding ABC transporter permease, whose product MRFRILLKLAARSVGRNARRSALTAAAMVVGLALLIFSRSLAEGAHEQWVESAVRMGSGHVSIQAPEYLESGKLEHRIGAKAYQRALDAVEAVAGERVVAHAPRLTVTGLASSASSALPVRIEGVDPDGERAFSDLDEKIHEGRYLQPDDRLHAYIGVELARRLSLKVGSRFVLTAQSSAGDVEGQLVRVAGIFRTAIPEMDVGLIHIPIETAREWLRTPGAVTTHAVLLTTSRDTDAVVEELQARLAGDSDLRVLGWRRTAPELDSALRMDDYGDYVFHSILFAIVALAILNAMMMSVLGRRREFGLLQALGLTGAETGWVVFGEGLFLTAVSGGVGIVLGYLFTWGFFRDGLDFSGIAENEGAWASAGGIVDPVIVPIFHSSQVLLSLYFILIIGTLASIYPAIRAAKLDVAEAMKFDQ is encoded by the coding sequence ATGAGATTCCGCATTCTGCTCAAGCTCGCGGCGCGTAGCGTGGGCCGGAACGCCCGGCGCAGCGCGCTCACCGCGGCGGCGATGGTCGTCGGACTCGCGCTTCTGATCTTCTCGCGCAGCCTCGCTGAAGGAGCCCACGAGCAGTGGGTCGAGTCCGCGGTCAGGATGGGAAGCGGCCATGTGTCGATCCAGGCGCCTGAATACCTGGAGTCCGGAAAGCTCGAGCATCGGATCGGTGCCAAAGCCTACCAGCGCGCGCTCGATGCGGTGGAGGCGGTGGCCGGCGAACGGGTCGTCGCGCACGCACCTCGTCTCACGGTGACCGGGCTGGCCAGCTCGGCCTCGTCCGCGCTTCCGGTTCGCATCGAGGGCGTAGATCCAGACGGGGAGCGCGCGTTCTCCGATCTCGACGAGAAGATTCACGAAGGCCGGTATCTCCAGCCCGATGACCGGCTGCACGCGTACATCGGCGTGGAGCTCGCGCGCCGACTCAGCCTGAAGGTGGGCAGCCGCTTCGTGCTCACGGCGCAGTCCTCGGCGGGCGACGTGGAAGGCCAACTGGTGCGCGTGGCGGGGATCTTCCGGACCGCCATCCCGGAAATGGATGTGGGGCTGATCCACATCCCGATCGAGACCGCACGAGAGTGGCTTCGGACTCCGGGTGCAGTCACGACGCACGCCGTTCTGCTCACGACCTCGCGCGACACGGACGCCGTGGTCGAGGAGCTACAGGCAAGGCTCGCCGGCGATTCGGACCTACGTGTGCTCGGGTGGCGACGCACGGCGCCGGAACTCGACTCCGCGCTTCGCATGGACGACTATGGCGACTACGTCTTCCATTCGATCCTGTTCGCCATCGTGGCGCTCGCCATCCTGAACGCGATGATGATGTCCGTGCTCGGACGCCGACGTGAATTCGGTCTCCTGCAAGCGCTGGGTCTGACCGGTGCCGAGACAGGATGGGTGGTCTTCGGCGAGGGACTCTTCCTCACGGCGGTGAGTGGTGGCGTCGGCATTGTGCTCGGATACCTGTTCACTTGGGGGTTCTTCCGTGACGGACTCGACTTCAGTGGGATCGCCGAGAACGAGGGCGCGTGGGCGAGCGCTGGGGGCATCGTGGACCCGGTGATCGTGCCGATCTTCCACTCGAGTCAGGTGCTGCTGAGCCTCTACTTCATCCTGATCATCGGAACCCTGGCTTCCATTTATCCCGCCATTCGAGCGGCGAAACTCGACGTGGCGGAGGCGATGAAATTCGATCAATGA
- a CDS encoding ABC transporter permease, protein MSSDAVWWRVAWRNLWRNRGRTLITASGLAFGYLAAVVMVGLTDGMVAELIENGTRLMMGQVQVHSAEYLPERNMHHTIGGYDGVDLDAFLARIESDPDITAAAPRLYGGGLLSSGDETKAGLLFGVDPDREQQVSTLLSRLSSGRLPEPGRYEILVGVEMARQLGLELGAEVVVVAPASDGSMGNDLFTLVGVFETGTPAIDANYAILPLPDLQYLMAMDPGRIHEIALTVTRAWDTPLIARALAASLESSGPAIEVTPWTELRPELAEMIGLMDAVNYLIAGIIFSMAIFGVANTMLIGTFERRREFAVVRALGTSAFGVGRTVVYEGIILGAISLVAGALITWPIVVWWHNSPPDLTSVLGGFTVSGSQWRPILRIEYSYDTPVICAVALFLTAVLAAVYPAWKATRVPPADALADR, encoded by the coding sequence GTGTCCAGCGACGCGGTGTGGTGGAGGGTCGCTTGGCGAAACCTCTGGCGTAACCGCGGCCGCACCCTGATCACGGCCTCGGGGCTCGCCTTCGGATACCTCGCTGCGGTCGTGATGGTCGGGCTCACGGACGGGATGGTGGCCGAGCTCATCGAAAACGGTACGCGCCTGATGATGGGGCAGGTGCAGGTGCACTCCGCCGAGTATCTGCCGGAGCGCAACATGCATCACACGATCGGCGGATACGACGGCGTCGATCTGGACGCGTTCCTGGCGCGCATCGAGTCCGATCCGGACATCACCGCGGCTGCGCCTCGCCTCTACGGCGGTGGCCTGCTCTCCTCGGGGGACGAGACCAAAGCCGGTCTGCTGTTCGGGGTCGATCCGGACCGCGAGCAGCAAGTCAGCACGCTGCTGTCCCGCCTCAGCAGCGGGCGGCTGCCGGAGCCCGGCCGGTACGAGATCCTCGTCGGTGTCGAGATGGCACGACAGCTCGGACTCGAACTCGGCGCCGAAGTCGTGGTCGTGGCGCCAGCGAGTGACGGCTCGATGGGAAACGACCTGTTCACGCTCGTCGGTGTGTTCGAGACAGGCACGCCGGCGATCGACGCCAACTACGCAATACTGCCTCTGCCCGACCTCCAGTACCTGATGGCGATGGACCCCGGCCGCATCCACGAAATCGCGCTCACGGTGACGCGCGCATGGGACACTCCGCTGATCGCGAGAGCGCTCGCCGCGAGTCTCGAGAGTTCGGGCCCCGCGATCGAGGTGACGCCGTGGACGGAGCTGCGCCCCGAGCTGGCGGAAATGATCGGCCTCATGGATGCGGTGAACTACTTGATCGCCGGAATCATTTTCTCGATGGCGATCTTCGGCGTCGCCAACACGATGCTGATCGGGACGTTCGAGCGCAGGAGGGAGTTTGCCGTTGTACGGGCCCTCGGCACCAGCGCGTTCGGCGTCGGCCGTACCGTGGTCTACGAGGGCATCATCTTGGGGGCGATCTCGCTCGTCGCAGGTGCGTTGATCACATGGCCCATCGTCGTGTGGTGGCACAACTCGCCGCCCGACCTCACATCGGTCCTCGGCGGCTTCACCGTGAGCGGCTCGCAGTGGCGTCCGATCCTGCGCATCGAATACTCCTATGACACGCCAGTCATCTGCGCGGTGGCGCTCTTCCTGACCGCCGTTCTCGCGGCCGTCTACCCCGCGTGGAAAGCGACGCGGGTGCCGCCTGCGGACGCGCTCGCAGACCGATGA
- a CDS encoding outer membrane lipoprotein-sorting protein yields MFRYRVVRMSLTATASFLLCAPAAAPLSAQTAREIIDQVDRLMRGESSHGRVTMDITTEHWSRSLDMEVWSLGTEHSLVRVQSPAREAGTATLRASEEVWNYLPRVDRTIKVPPSLMMGSWMGSHFTNDDLVKESRIVDDYDFEISFEGAVDGVEVYEFTMIPRPEAPVVWGRVEEQVRKRDLMPTWVRYYDDDGTLVRTMTFSDYKVMGGRLVPTVMLIVPADKPDEKTSMTYHELEFDIDLDESFFSLRTLRARR; encoded by the coding sequence GTGTTTAGATACCGGGTCGTCCGCATGTCGCTCACGGCCACGGCCAGTTTCCTCCTGTGTGCGCCTGCAGCGGCTCCCCTGAGTGCCCAGACCGCGCGCGAGATCATCGACCAGGTCGATCGCCTGATGCGCGGCGAATCGAGCCATGGCCGTGTGACGATGGACATCACGACGGAGCACTGGTCGCGATCGCTCGACATGGAGGTCTGGTCGCTGGGTACCGAACACTCGCTCGTGCGCGTGCAATCCCCGGCACGAGAAGCCGGGACGGCGACCCTGCGCGCGAGCGAAGAGGTCTGGAACTATCTCCCGCGCGTGGACCGGACGATCAAGGTGCCCCCGTCGCTGATGATGGGGTCGTGGATGGGGTCACACTTCACGAACGACGACCTCGTGAAGGAGAGCCGCATCGTGGACGACTACGACTTCGAGATCTCCTTCGAGGGGGCGGTGGACGGCGTCGAGGTCTACGAGTTCACCATGATCCCCAGACCGGAGGCCCCGGTTGTGTGGGGCCGTGTCGAGGAGCAGGTGCGCAAGCGCGACCTGATGCCGACTTGGGTGCGCTACTACGACGACGACGGCACGCTCGTGCGTACGATGACGTTCTCCGACTACAAGGTGATGGGCGGCCGGTTGGTGCCCACCGTCATGCTCATCGTTCCGGCGGACAAGCCGGATGAGAAGACGTCGATGACGTACCACGAGCTCGAGTTCGACATCGATCTCGACGAGAGCTTCTTCAGCCTCAGAACTCTCCGGGCGCGACGGTAG